A window of the Acidimicrobiales bacterium genome harbors these coding sequences:
- a CDS encoding gamma-glutamyl-gamma-aminobutyrate hydrolase family protein, with protein MSDTALDSMPLIGLPGRRRKVATMAGFPDNLGHLDVDLYFADYARAVLRAGGLPVHLPIDADPRSYLGSLDGIVLTGGADVDPDRYGHENTASDTEPQRDAFEFALLEGAVELDVPVLGICRGLQLLNVFAGGTLHQSVPEHARYDVPTNDRSHSVSFEADTRIGAMYGASFDTNSLHHQTIDQLGDGLTLAGRAGDGTIEAIELDGRDVIAVQWHPEMLDGDEPVWAWLVERARSRRSGNRR; from the coding sequence ATGTCTGACACCGCACTCGACTCCATGCCGCTCATCGGCTTGCCCGGTCGTCGCCGCAAGGTGGCGACGATGGCTGGCTTCCCCGACAACCTCGGACACCTCGACGTCGACCTCTACTTCGCTGACTACGCCCGGGCCGTCCTGCGAGCCGGCGGGTTGCCGGTGCACCTGCCGATCGATGCCGACCCTCGTTCCTACCTCGGCTCACTCGATGGGATCGTGCTCACCGGTGGTGCGGATGTCGACCCGGATCGCTACGGCCACGAGAACACCGCCAGCGACACCGAACCACAGCGTGACGCCTTCGAGTTCGCCCTGCTCGAAGGGGCCGTCGAACTCGACGTGCCGGTACTCGGCATCTGTCGGGGGCTCCAGCTCCTCAACGTCTTCGCCGGAGGAACGCTCCACCAGAGCGTCCCCGAACACGCCCGCTACGACGTGCCGACCAACGACCGGAGTCACTCGGTGAGCTTCGAGGCGGATACCCGCATCGGTGCGATGTATGGCGCGTCGTTCGACACCAATTCCCTGCACCACCAGACCATCGATCAGCTGGGCGACGGGCTCACGCTGGCGGGGCGGGCCGGCGACGGCACGATCGAGGCCATCGAGCTCGACGGTCGCGACGTGATCGCCGTGCAGTGGCACCCGGAGATGCTCGACGGCGACGAGCCCGTCTGGGCGTGGCTGGTGGAGCGCGCTCGGTCTCGGCGGTCTGGGAATCGGCGCTAG
- a CDS encoding cytochrome P450 translates to MPGESTSIDLTAHDTYLDGVPHEEFKRLRAEDPVSWIDETDGSGFWAITKYRDIIDVSRDVETFTSTQGIRLEEMTPEETEARRTIMEHDPPSHTRLRRLVSRGFTRRTVESYEDQIRELAAEVCDEAVAKGSFDFVEDVAKQLPMRMLGRLMGTPDEDGPMLVELGDSLLGNTDPDFTDFVVDQADTDEYRMMPFRSPSGYALFDYARQISALRRSDPTEDLITQLLATTTDGSQLTEHEFNNFFTLLVAAGNDTTRYSMAGSMKALLDRPELIRRLQGASTDEWNLAIDELLRWTTVTMHFRRTATRDVEMRGRKIRAGDKVVTYFISGDYDEEQFDNPYELDLRRDPNDHMAFGRGGPHLCLGAWLARMELRVTLQEFLKRIESIEQTGPQAYLRSNFVTGIKRLPVSVVANESVMGAG, encoded by the coding sequence ATGCCCGGGGAATCCACGTCGATCGATCTGACCGCTCACGACACCTACCTCGACGGCGTTCCCCACGAGGAGTTCAAGCGGCTCCGGGCCGAGGATCCGGTCAGTTGGATCGACGAGACGGACGGCTCCGGTTTCTGGGCGATCACCAAGTACCGCGACATCATCGACGTCAGCCGCGATGTCGAAACCTTCACCTCCACCCAGGGCATCCGACTCGAAGAGATGACCCCCGAGGAGACCGAGGCCCGTCGCACGATCATGGAGCACGACCCACCGTCGCACACCCGACTGCGGCGGCTCGTCAGTCGAGGCTTCACCCGGCGCACGGTCGAGTCCTACGAGGACCAGATCCGCGAGCTGGCAGCCGAGGTCTGCGACGAGGCCGTGGCGAAGGGCTCGTTCGACTTCGTCGAAGACGTCGCCAAGCAGTTGCCGATGCGGATGCTCGGTCGCCTGATGGGAACGCCCGACGAAGACGGCCCGATGCTGGTCGAGCTGGGCGACTCGCTGCTCGGCAACACCGACCCCGACTTCACCGACTTCGTCGTCGACCAGGCCGACACCGACGAGTACCGGATGATGCCCTTCCGTTCGCCGTCGGGCTACGCCTTGTTCGACTACGCCCGACAGATCTCGGCGCTGCGTCGTTCGGATCCCACCGAGGACCTCATCACTCAGCTCCTGGCGACCACCACCGACGGCTCGCAGCTGACCGAGCACGAGTTCAACAACTTCTTCACCTTGCTGGTGGCGGCCGGCAACGACACGACCCGCTACTCGATGGCGGGCAGCATGAAGGCGTTGCTCGATCGGCCCGAGCTGATCCGTCGGCTCCAGGGGGCCTCCACCGACGAGTGGAACCTCGCCATCGACGAACTGTTGCGGTGGACCACCGTCACCATGCACTTCCGGCGCACCGCCACACGCGACGTCGAGATGCGGGGCCGCAAGATTCGGGCCGGCGACAAGGTCGTCACCTACTTCATCTCCGGCGACTACGACGAGGAGCAGTTCGACAACCCGTACGAACTCGACCTGCGTCGCGACCCCAACGACCACATGGCGTTCGGCCGGGGCGGTCCGCACCTTTGTCTCGGTGCCTGGCTGGCTCGCATGGAGCTACGGGTCACGTTGCAGGAATTCCTCAAGCGCATCGAGTCCATCGAACAGACGGGCCCCCAGGCCTACCTGCGGTCGAACTTCGTCACCGGTATCAAGCGACTGCCCGTTTCGGTGGTCGCGAACGAGTCCGTCATGGGTGCCGGGTGA
- a CDS encoding ABC transporter substrate-binding protein yields the protein MTSKKLMALLMGLALVAAACGGSGSDAASDGGTSAGDGGSSSSDGADTVGTAGTPAIDIDAVLDADLDNCAEAPTGEPIKVGMALDFGDVSGFADIPGSEAVNFLVELINCSGGYNGSPIETSVQDIQGDPEVTARATQDLVDFGSHFMIGPPFADFGQPVLQVTGGKIPVFFAASTEPSLPDVAANSFLVTFDDTGQATAAAEYALEQGFKRAITFSSPGPYFGYNPEIFTEVFTAGGGEVVIDQTYVPVDDVDFSAQVNAVAEVADGTEVVYSAMLGFQLTALRGQLEGQGLDALTYMSTDAFEATGGLAEQNIDGIVHTTHAFVEPGGRIDRLLTAYEAAKGTPIESGSFAGLYADSLLLGLQGMADCGCTDPEQIGAAVAQIGSFDGFTGEMSYAGTNGIPVKPVSIHKVVGTEDTLAASWG from the coding sequence ATGACCTCGAAGAAACTCATGGCCCTGCTGATGGGCCTGGCGCTCGTCGCCGCAGCGTGCGGCGGCAGCGGAAGCGATGCGGCAAGCGACGGCGGCACGAGCGCCGGCGACGGCGGCTCGTCCTCCAGCGACGGCGCCGACACCGTTGGCACGGCGGGAACGCCGGCGATCGACATCGACGCCGTCCTCGACGCCGACCTCGACAACTGCGCCGAGGCGCCCACCGGGGAGCCGATCAAGGTCGGTATGGCCCTCGACTTCGGTGACGTGTCGGGCTTCGCCGACATCCCCGGCAGCGAAGCCGTGAACTTCCTGGTCGAGCTGATCAACTGCTCGGGCGGCTACAACGGATCGCCGATCGAGACCTCGGTGCAAGACATCCAGGGCGATCCCGAGGTCACCGCTCGGGCCACGCAGGACCTGGTCGACTTCGGCTCCCACTTCATGATCGGCCCGCCGTTCGCCGACTTCGGCCAGCCGGTGCTGCAGGTCACCGGGGGCAAGATCCCGGTCTTCTTCGCGGCTTCCACCGAGCCCAGCCTCCCTGACGTCGCTGCGAACTCGTTCCTCGTCACCTTCGACGACACCGGTCAGGCGACGGCTGCCGCTGAATACGCGCTCGAACAGGGCTTCAAGCGGGCCATCACCTTCTCGAGCCCCGGTCCGTACTTCGGGTACAACCCCGAGATCTTCACCGAGGTCTTCACCGCCGGTGGTGGTGAGGTCGTCATCGACCAGACCTACGTGCCGGTCGACGACGTCGATTTCTCGGCGCAGGTCAACGCCGTGGCCGAGGTGGCCGACGGCACCGAGGTCGTCTACTCGGCGATGCTCGGCTTCCAGCTGACGGCGCTGCGCGGCCAGCTCGAGGGCCAGGGTCTCGATGCCCTCACCTACATGAGCACCGACGCCTTCGAGGCCACCGGTGGTCTGGCCGAGCAGAACATCGACGGCATCGTTCACACCACCCACGCCTTCGTCGAGCCGGGCGGACGCATCGATCGACTGCTCACGGCCTACGAAGCGGCGAAGGGCACCCCGATCGAGTCCGGCTCGTTCGCCGGTCTCTACGCCGATTCGCTCCTGCTCGGTCTGCAGGGCATGGCCGACTGCGGTTGCACCGATCCCGAGCAGATCGGGGCGGCGGTTGCGCAGATCGGCAGCTTCGATGGCTTCACCGGCGAGATGAGCTACGCCGGCACCAACGGCATCCCGGTCAAGCCGGTCTCGATCCACAAGGTCGTCGGCACCGAGGACACCCTCGCCGCTTCCTGGGGTTGA
- a CDS encoding ABC transporter ATP-binding protein — MLEIENVTTKYGSISALRDVSLTVGSGEVVGLIGPNGAGKTTLLGSIAGLLKPSAGSVRFEGRDVTGSSPDQMLRSGIALVPEHRRIFTDLTVVENLKIGGVTVSAAERSSLMEEMVELFPVLADKWHTSAGYLSGGEAQQLAIARALMSKPRLLMMDEPSLGLAPILIDVVFDLIVKLRDQGRTLLVVEQNASRMLGVSDRAYVLRSGALVAQGTGAELLARDDLFDTFVGN, encoded by the coding sequence GTGCTCGAGATCGAGAATGTCACCACCAAGTACGGCTCGATCTCGGCCCTTCGTGATGTCAGCCTGACCGTCGGGTCCGGTGAGGTCGTCGGCCTCATCGGCCCCAACGGCGCAGGCAAGACCACCTTGCTCGGCTCCATTGCCGGGCTGCTCAAGCCGTCGGCGGGAAGCGTTCGCTTCGAGGGGCGCGACGTCACCGGCTCGTCTCCCGATCAGATGCTGCGCAGCGGGATCGCGCTGGTCCCCGAGCACCGCCGCATCTTCACCGATCTCACCGTCGTCGAGAACCTCAAGATCGGCGGTGTCACCGTCTCGGCGGCGGAGCGCTCCTCGCTCATGGAGGAGATGGTCGAGCTGTTCCCGGTCCTTGCCGACAAGTGGCACACCTCGGCCGGCTACCTCTCGGGTGGCGAGGCCCAGCAGCTCGCCATCGCTCGAGCGCTGATGTCGAAGCCACGGCTGCTCATGATGGACGAGCCGTCGCTCGGTCTGGCGCCGATCCTGATCGATGTCGTGTTCGACCTGATCGTCAAGCTTCGGGATCAGGGCCGCACGCTGCTCGTCGTCGAGCAGAACGCTTCTCGCATGCTGGGGGTGTCCGACCGGGCCTACGTGCTGCGCAGCGGGGCACTCGTCGCCCAGGGCACCGGCGCCGAGTTGTTGGCCCGTGACGATCTGTTCGACACGTTCGTCGGCAACTGA
- a CDS encoding branched-chain amino acid ABC transporter permease: MNQLIQNLVDGLGRGSIYALLALGIAVIFGVMHLVNFAHGELITVSGYVTYFLFTRGVSWYLIAPAVVLTAIVVSVIIEQVAFRWVRGAPDFTMLLTSFGVHFVVEAIFLMYVSASVKSFDRTGWIADTFSVGSVSIEVFDMLVIVVTLVVLGLTAAFLQRTMFGLSLRAAAEDFDTARLMGVKSNRVIRGAFVLSGLLAGIAGVFWLMRAGATSPGAGTTPMLKGVLAALIGGLGSLKGAVIGGFVLGLAEVLLRSNLPGSVASLTDGVVFALIALLFIFRPQGLITVSHAERV, translated from the coding sequence TTGAACCAGTTGATCCAGAATCTCGTCGACGGCCTGGGGCGGGGCAGCATCTATGCGCTCCTGGCGCTCGGCATCGCCGTCATCTTCGGCGTCATGCACCTCGTCAACTTCGCCCACGGCGAACTGATCACGGTGAGCGGATACGTGACGTACTTCCTCTTCACCCGTGGCGTGTCGTGGTACCTGATCGCGCCGGCCGTGGTGCTGACCGCCATCGTGGTCTCGGTGATCATCGAGCAAGTGGCGTTCCGCTGGGTTCGAGGCGCGCCCGACTTCACCATGTTGCTCACCTCGTTCGGCGTGCACTTCGTCGTCGAGGCCATCTTCCTCATGTACGTCTCGGCCTCGGTCAAGAGCTTCGACCGCACGGGCTGGATCGCCGACACGTTCAGCGTCGGGTCGGTGTCGATCGAAGTCTTCGACATGCTGGTGATCGTCGTCACGCTGGTGGTGCTCGGACTCACCGCCGCCTTCCTCCAGCGGACGATGTTCGGACTCTCGCTACGGGCGGCGGCCGAGGACTTCGACACCGCCCGTCTGATGGGTGTGAAGTCGAACCGGGTGATCCGTGGGGCATTCGTTCTGAGCGGTCTGCTCGCCGGGATCGCCGGCGTGTTCTGGCTGATGCGGGCGGGCGCCACCAGCCCGGGTGCCGGCACCACCCCGATGTTGAAGGGCGTCCTTGCCGCACTCATCGGTGGTCTGGGGTCGCTGAAGGGTGCCGTGATCGGTGGCTTCGTCCTCGGGCTGGCCGAGGTGCTCCTTCGCTCGAACCTGCCCGGCAGCGTGGCCAGCCTCACCGACGGTGTGGTCTTCGCCCTGATCGCCCTGCTCTTCATCTTCCGACCGCAGGGGTTGATCACCGTCAGCCACGCCGAGAGGGTCTGA
- a CDS encoding branched-chain amino acid ABC transporter ATP-binding protein/permease: MFRLTGRDITFPLGGAFAQFAILVGGGLLYTALVGGSAEHLVSAMLIDAVMVIGLQVYIGNTGVLSFGHIGFGAIAGYAFAVLAIAPQRKGTVIRNAPWGLDEVQLSPTMAGAVAVAVTVVVAVIIGFGLARSGAQSGAVSATVITLALLFVTHELAINWTDLTGGDRAGLSFSVGRTLESRWPIYLALLLSLIVARLFAQSRSGRLAKASREDDLAARAMGVDPQVQQMVALLLSVAIVAVAACLRVYSIGNITPKFFFFEYTLLTLVMLIVGGRKGLSGALLGVVVITAGRELTRRLGTDGQTFFGIGLDGSIADVIFREGLSDIFLGLAMLGFMILRPEGLLDDWELDQWLYRRFGHGNEDRPDPLPETDRTEPGVLTATDVSVSFGGFQALSSASLEADSGEIVGLIGPNGAGKTTLVNVITGMVPPTDGHVVLDGADLTGAKPHVLARSGIVRTFQNLRLFSSLTVRENVEVAARVAEVHRSDRVRPPIDALIAEAGLWEHRDRRASELDYGNSRRLELARAAAMSPKFLLLDEPTSGMSDSESNEMIEQVRHMAATIGAGVLVIDHDLNFITGISDRIYALDQGRVIAVGTPDEIQANPIVQSAYLGSAATTSN; the protein is encoded by the coding sequence GTGTTCCGACTCACCGGTCGCGACATCACCTTCCCGCTCGGCGGGGCGTTCGCCCAGTTCGCCATCCTGGTCGGCGGTGGCCTGCTCTACACCGCCCTCGTCGGCGGGTCGGCCGAGCACCTGGTCTCCGCCATGTTGATCGATGCCGTCATGGTGATCGGGCTGCAGGTCTACATCGGCAACACGGGTGTGTTGTCCTTCGGCCACATCGGATTCGGCGCCATCGCCGGCTATGCGTTCGCCGTGTTGGCCATCGCCCCGCAACGCAAGGGCACCGTGATCCGCAACGCCCCGTGGGGCCTCGACGAGGTCCAACTCAGCCCCACGATGGCGGGCGCGGTCGCCGTTGCCGTCACCGTGGTGGTCGCCGTGATCATCGGGTTCGGTCTCGCCCGCTCCGGAGCGCAGTCCGGGGCGGTGTCGGCCACCGTGATCACGCTGGCCCTGCTGTTCGTCACCCACGAGCTCGCCATCAACTGGACCGACCTGACCGGCGGCGACCGGGCCGGCCTTTCCTTCAGCGTCGGGCGGACCCTCGAGAGCCGCTGGCCGATCTACCTCGCGCTCCTGCTGTCGTTGATCGTCGCTCGGCTCTTCGCCCAGAGTCGCTCGGGCCGGCTGGCCAAGGCGTCGCGGGAAGACGACCTGGCAGCCCGAGCCATGGGTGTCGACCCCCAGGTGCAGCAGATGGTGGCGTTGCTGCTGTCAGTGGCGATCGTCGCCGTCGCCGCCTGCCTGCGGGTCTACTCGATCGGCAACATCACGCCGAAGTTCTTCTTCTTCGAATACACGCTCCTCACCCTGGTGATGCTGATCGTCGGGGGCCGCAAGGGTCTGTCGGGGGCGCTGCTCGGTGTCGTCGTCATCACCGCCGGACGCGAGCTCACTCGCCGCCTCGGCACCGATGGCCAGACCTTCTTCGGGATCGGCCTCGACGGATCCATCGCCGACGTGATCTTCCGCGAAGGTCTCAGCGACATCTTCCTGGGCCTCGCCATGCTGGGGTTCATGATCCTGCGCCCCGAGGGTCTGCTCGACGACTGGGAGCTCGACCAATGGCTGTATCGGCGCTTCGGCCATGGGAACGAGGACCGCCCCGACCCACTCCCCGAAACCGATCGCACCGAGCCCGGCGTGCTGACCGCCACCGATGTGTCGGTGTCGTTCGGCGGTTTCCAGGCGCTGTCGTCGGCGAGCCTCGAAGCCGACAGCGGGGAGATCGTCGGCCTCATCGGTCCGAACGGTGCCGGCAAGACCACGCTGGTCAACGTCATCACCGGGATGGTGCCGCCGACCGATGGTCACGTCGTGCTCGACGGCGCCGACCTCACCGGTGCCAAGCCGCACGTGCTCGCTCGCTCCGGCATCGTCCGTACGTTCCAGAACCTGCGCCTGTTCTCGTCACTCACCGTGCGGGAGAACGTCGAGGTCGCCGCTCGAGTCGCCGAGGTGCATCGCAGCGACCGAGTCCGCCCACCCATCGATGCCCTGATCGCCGAGGCCGGGCTGTGGGAACACCGTGACCGACGGGCGAGCGAGCTCGACTACGGCAACTCTCGTCGCCTCGAACTGGCGCGAGCTGCGGCGATGAGCCCCAAGTTCCTCCTGCTCGACGAGCCGACCAGCGGCATGAGCGACTCGGAGTCCAACGAGATGATCGAGCAGGTCCGCCACATGGCGGCCACCATCGGCGCCGGCGTCCTCGTCATCGATCACGATCTCAACTTCATCACCGGCATCAGCGACCGGATCTACGCCCTCGACCAGGGTCGCGTGATCGCCGTCGGCACGCCGGATGAGATCCAGGCGAACCCGATCGTGCAATCGGCCTACCTTGGGTCGGCGGCCACCACCTCGAACTGA
- a CDS encoding glutamine synthetase family protein, translated as MEEMSLEHLASLAASGAIHTVEVAAPDTQGHLRGKRVPIARFLATVASSGVNIADAMFVFDIENDLPENEFVNMDSGYLDCKLMPDLVTTRVFTHRPGYAIVFSEAVDHTGARHPLAPRGVLATQIERCDALGIDPFVATELEFYLCTPDWEPAMSDIQYSSLTQRLDLEDVLHDMRNAVAGAGIEVESSNLEYGPGQVEINTGPADAMTMADSTVLFKSIVKQVAYAHGLRATFMPKPWADQSGSGMHIHTSLKANGGNAFADSQHLPNELMSQWLAGQLEHASALAVLGASTVNGPRRVRPYTFCPTHIHWGLDNRTVMARCIVEPGSAANRVEYRSAGADANPYLMIAGLLAAGCDGIERKLELGPASSGDMYTDPGDCTPLPTDLSASLAAFQGSALAGQLGDTFARSFASIVTHEIALGSEHGGDGDDINDWERARYLEHS; from the coding sequence ATGGAAGAGATGTCGCTCGAGCACCTGGCGTCGCTGGCAGCGTCCGGTGCCATCCACACCGTCGAGGTCGCAGCGCCCGATACCCAGGGGCATCTCCGAGGCAAGCGAGTGCCGATCGCCCGGTTCCTCGCCACGGTCGCATCGTCGGGAGTGAACATCGCCGATGCGATGTTCGTGTTCGACATCGAGAACGATCTCCCCGAGAACGAATTCGTCAACATGGACTCGGGCTATCTCGACTGCAAGCTGATGCCCGACCTCGTCACCACGCGGGTCTTCACCCACCGGCCCGGCTATGCGATCGTGTTCTCCGAGGCTGTCGACCACACCGGTGCTCGCCACCCGCTGGCCCCGCGTGGCGTGCTCGCCACACAGATCGAACGGTGTGATGCCCTCGGGATCGATCCGTTCGTCGCCACCGAACTCGAGTTCTATCTGTGCACTCCCGACTGGGAGCCGGCGATGTCCGACATCCAGTACAGCTCGCTCACGCAGCGCCTCGACCTCGAAGACGTCTTGCACGACATGCGCAACGCGGTGGCGGGTGCCGGCATCGAGGTCGAGTCGTCGAACCTGGAGTACGGGCCGGGTCAGGTCGAGATCAACACCGGGCCGGCTGACGCCATGACCATGGCCGACTCCACCGTGCTGTTCAAGAGCATTGTGAAGCAGGTGGCCTACGCCCACGGCCTGCGGGCCACGTTCATGCCGAAACCTTGGGCCGACCAGTCCGGCTCGGGCATGCACATCCACACCAGCCTCAAGGCGAACGGCGGAAACGCGTTCGCCGACAGCCAGCACCTGCCGAACGAACTCATGTCGCAATGGTTGGCCGGCCAGCTCGAACACGCGTCCGCGCTGGCCGTGCTCGGTGCCTCCACCGTCAACGGGCCACGCCGGGTGCGGCCCTACACGTTCTGTCCGACCCACATCCATTGGGGGCTCGACAACCGGACGGTCATGGCGCGCTGCATCGTCGAGCCGGGCTCGGCCGCCAACCGGGTCGAGTACCGATCGGCCGGCGCCGACGCCAATCCCTACCTCATGATCGCCGGGCTCTTGGCCGCAGGCTGCGACGGCATCGAACGCAAGCTCGAACTCGGTCCCGCCAGTAGCGGCGACATGTACACCGATCCCGGCGACTGCACGCCGCTCCCCACCGACCTCTCGGCCTCGCTCGCTGCGTTCCAGGGCAGCGCGCTCGCCGGCCAGCTCGGCGACACATTCGCCCGGAGCTTTGCCTCGATCGTCACCCACGAGATCGCACTCGGCAGCGAACACGGTGGCGATGGCGACGACATCAACGACTGGGAACGGGCTCGCTACCTGGAGCACAGCTGA
- a CDS encoding cytochrome P450, which yields MTDTLGTDVPDLTSPQQYTEGIPFEAMAALRATPGLVWHPYADSGFWAVTRHADIKAVSANSAVFSSGIGHTNLWDLEADALEARRSIIDTDAPDHTRLRRLVSKAFTPRNIRVWEDTTRAIARELLDAYVADGGGDWVAAVAAPLPIRVILTILGVPVDDADYLVELSNYLVEGTGDQPSLPPDAFGNTTELRLLPFSSPASHALFEYGEQLGNRRRLEPKDDIVTLLVLAEDDGDTLSHSEYRNLFHVLVFAGNETTRTAITHGAMALADFPDQLRWLRANPDKIDLAVEEILRWATPVLHMRRTAAEDTELAGTSIAAGDKVVMWYASANRDPDVFDDPFVFDLSRDPNPHFAFGGGGSHFCLGAFLARMEIKVLLEELLASNIELRPSGPARRVASNFVHGVLSVDFDTIEVTP from the coding sequence ATGACCGACACACTCGGCACCGACGTCCCCGATCTCACCTCGCCGCAGCAGTACACCGAGGGCATCCCCTTCGAGGCGATGGCTGCGCTGCGCGCCACGCCCGGGCTGGTATGGCATCCCTATGCCGACTCGGGGTTCTGGGCAGTGACGCGCCACGCCGACATCAAGGCGGTCTCGGCGAACTCGGCAGTGTTCTCGTCCGGCATCGGACACACGAACCTGTGGGACCTCGAAGCCGATGCGCTCGAGGCGCGACGGTCCATCATCGACACCGACGCCCCCGACCACACACGACTACGTCGGCTGGTGTCGAAGGCGTTCACGCCTCGCAACATCCGGGTGTGGGAGGACACCACGCGAGCCATCGCTCGCGAGCTGCTCGACGCGTATGTGGCCGATGGTGGTGGTGACTGGGTGGCGGCGGTCGCGGCCCCGCTCCCGATCCGGGTGATCCTCACGATCCTGGGTGTTCCGGTCGATGACGCCGACTACCTCGTCGAGCTGTCGAACTATCTGGTCGAGGGCACCGGCGACCAGCCGTCATTGCCGCCCGATGCCTTCGGCAACACGACCGAGCTGCGCCTCCTGCCGTTCAGCAGCCCGGCCAGCCACGCCCTGTTCGAATACGGCGAACAGCTCGGCAACCGACGTCGCCTCGAGCCCAAGGACGACATCGTCACCCTCCTGGTGCTGGCCGAAGACGACGGCGACACGCTCAGCCACAGCGAGTACCGGAACCTGTTCCACGTGCTGGTGTTCGCCGGCAACGAGACCACCCGCACCGCAATCACACACGGGGCGATGGCCCTGGCCGACTTCCCGGACCAGCTCCGGTGGCTCCGCGCGAACCCCGACAAGATCGACCTCGCCGTCGAGGAGATCCTCCGTTGGGCCACGCCGGTGCTCCACATGCGGCGCACCGCGGCCGAAGACACCGAACTCGCCGGCACCTCGATCGCTGCCGGCGACAAGGTGGTGATGTGGTACGCCTCGGCCAACCGCGACCCCGACGTCTTCGACGATCCGTTCGTCTTCGATCTGTCCCGCGATCCGAACCCGCATTTCGCGTTCGGCGGTGGCGGATCACACTTCTGCCTCGGCGCCTTCCTCGCCCGCATGGAGATCAAGGTGCTGCTCGAGGAGTTGTTGGCTTCCAACATCGAACTCCGACCATCGGGACCGGCTCGACGCGTCGCCTCGAACTTCGTGCATGGCGTGCTGTCGGTCGACTTCGACACCATCGAGGTGACACCATGA
- a CDS encoding ferredoxin gives MTEPGETMATDAVRVRVDDTVCVGIGQCEMLEPDVFFINDDAISTVVDGATLSAERAAVVIERCPSGAISIVADA, from the coding sequence ATGACCGAACCCGGCGAAACCATGGCAACCGACGCCGTCCGAGTCCGTGTCGACGACACGGTCTGTGTCGGCATCGGGCAATGCGAGATGCTCGAGCCCGACGTGTTCTTCATCAATGACGACGCCATCTCGACGGTGGTCGACGGTGCGACGCTGTCGGCCGAGCGGGCGGCGGTGGTGATCGAGCGCTGCCCCAGCGGGGCCATCAGCATCGTCGCCGACGCATGA
- a CDS encoding CaiB/BaiF CoA-transferase family protein → MTAPLADVIVVTLEQAVSAPFATRQLADLGARILKIERPGEGDFARAYDTTVGGSSAFFVWGNRGKDSIELDLKDEADRDRFERLVAGADVFIQNLSPAAASRAGVAAAQMVERHPGLIACDISGYGLDGPRTDDKAYDLAIQAEAGAMALTGGADQVSKVGFSVADIAAGMYALTSILAALRRRDRTGEGAVVEISMLEALAEWTAPPVYAAASTGVVPTRAGHRHALIAPYGVYPLREGRQVLIAVQNAREWQLFADEVLRRPELADDPRFADNEARIANVEALEVEIAAAFTAVPADEIMARLTSARIANGSVNDPLQLWEHEQLRARDRFMTVTTPTGTAEVFRPPFNVSDCPDPRAAVPVLGDHDSGLIDELLRRAAEAD, encoded by the coding sequence ATGACGGCGCCGCTGGCCGACGTCATCGTCGTCACGCTCGAACAGGCCGTCTCCGCGCCATTTGCCACGAGGCAGCTCGCCGACCTCGGCGCGCGGATCTTGAAGATCGAGCGACCGGGTGAGGGGGACTTTGCTCGAGCGTACGACACGACCGTGGGCGGGAGTTCGGCGTTCTTCGTCTGGGGCAACCGTGGCAAGGACTCCATCGAACTCGACCTCAAGGACGAGGCCGACCGAGACCGCTTCGAGCGGCTCGTCGCCGGTGCCGATGTGTTCATCCAGAACCTCAGTCCTGCGGCGGCGTCTCGAGCTGGCGTCGCCGCTGCACAGATGGTGGAACGGCACCCCGGCCTGATCGCCTGCGACATCTCCGGGTACGGGCTCGACGGACCTCGCACCGACGACAAGGCGTACGATCTGGCGATCCAGGCCGAGGCCGGGGCCATGGCGTTGACGGGAGGTGCCGACCAGGTCTCGAAGGTCGGCTTCTCGGTGGCCGACATCGCAGCGGGAATGTACGCGCTCACGTCCATCCTGGCCGCATTGCGTCGCCGGGATCGTACGGGTGAGGGGGCCGTGGTCGAGATCTCGATGCTGGAGGCTCTCGCCGAGTGGACCGCCCCGCCTGTCTATGCCGCTGCTTCCACTGGTGTGGTGCCGACCCGAGCCGGCCACCGGCATGCACTGATCGCTCCCTACGGCGTCTATCCGCTGCGGGAGGGGCGGCAGGTCCTGATCGCCGTGCAGAACGCACGGGAGTGGCAGCTGTTCGCCGACGAAGTGCTGCGGCGACCAGAACTGGCCGACGACCCCAGGTTCGCCGACAACGAAGCTCGGATCGCCAATGTGGAGGCGCTCGAGGTCGAGATCGCCGCCGCCTTCACGGCGGTGCCGGCCGACGAGATCATGGCCCGGCTGACATCGGCCCGGATCGCCAACGGTTCGGTCAACGATCCGCTGCAGCTGTGGGAGCACGAGCAACTGCGGGCCCGGGATCGGTTCATGACCGTGACCACGCCGACCGGCACGGCCGAGGTCTTCCGCCCTCCGTTCAACGTGTCGGACTGTCCCGATCCCCGAGCTGCCGTGCCGGTACTCGGCGATCACGACTCGGGACTGATCGACGAGCTCCTTCGCCGAGCGGCTGAAGCCGACTGA